A portion of the Pseudomonas sp. GR 6-02 genome contains these proteins:
- the pilV gene encoding type IV pilus modification protein PilV, protein MRGWSKRAQEGMTLIEVLVALLVLAVGLLGAAAIQLNALKYTDSSRMTSQASFIAYDMMDRIRANSGADYTVTPPTSGNLSVARDQDLYDFTTNIVNFGGATATGSIVRNQRVYTITITWDDSRAANIADSRRSFVLTSRATVDPVTTP, encoded by the coding sequence ATGAGGGGTTGGAGCAAGCGTGCACAGGAGGGCATGACGCTGATCGAGGTATTGGTCGCGTTGTTGGTGCTGGCTGTGGGTCTGTTGGGCGCGGCGGCGATTCAGCTCAATGCGCTGAAGTACACCGACAGCTCACGGATGACCAGCCAGGCGAGTTTTATCGCCTACGACATGATGGACCGCATTCGCGCCAATTCCGGCGCCGATTACACCGTCACGCCGCCGACCTCGGGCAACTTGAGCGTGGCCCGGGATCAGGACCTCTACGACTTCACCACCAATATCGTCAATTTCGGCGGCGCCACGGCCACCGGCAGCATCGTCCGCAACCAGCGGGTATACACCATCACCATTACCTGGGACGACTCCCGGGCCGCCAATATCGCCGATTCGCGCCGCAGTTTTGTCCTCACCAGCCGTGCCACCGTTGATCCGGTGACGACACCATGA
- a CDS encoding PilW family protein — translation MNRTSRGFGLIELLIALALSLIVVLGVAQIFIAAKNTYVSQNTAAGMQEDARFVLSKMIQEIRMVGMFGCLGTITDASSAGDFNASLLTPISWDNANLKLTLVTADVGGSGGVPTWTVVSDCRNTATAYTGLRTPASGQLAFPIRRLVYSFSNNQLLMGSGTGTPTQAVLVNNVSAFGVSFGIASSATDTAASSYSSNPSDPARIRSVRLTLTLTDPNNRVRNQTFNVVAALRNRLQ, via the coding sequence ATGAACAGAACCAGCAGAGGTTTCGGCCTGATCGAATTGCTGATCGCCCTGGCGTTGAGCCTGATCGTGGTCCTGGGTGTGGCGCAGATTTTCATCGCCGCCAAAAACACCTACGTCAGCCAGAACACCGCTGCCGGCATGCAGGAAGATGCGCGGTTCGTCCTGAGCAAGATGATTCAGGAAATTCGCATGGTCGGCATGTTTGGTTGCCTGGGTACGATTACCGACGCCAGCTCTGCGGGGGATTTCAATGCCAGCCTGCTCACACCGATCAGTTGGGACAATGCCAACCTCAAATTGACTCTGGTCACCGCAGATGTCGGCGGCAGTGGCGGAGTGCCGACCTGGACGGTGGTTTCCGACTGCCGAAATACTGCGACGGCCTACACCGGTTTACGCACGCCGGCATCGGGGCAGTTGGCGTTTCCAATCCGGCGGCTGGTCTACAGCTTCAGCAACAACCAACTGCTGATGGGCTCCGGCACTGGCACGCCGACTCAGGCGGTGCTGGTAAACAACGTCAGTGCCTTTGGCGTGAGCTTCGGCATCGCCAGTTCGGCCACGGATACAGCCGCCTCCAGTTACAGCAGTAATCCGTCCGATCCGGCGCGAATCCGCAGTGTGCGGCTGACGCTGACCCTCACCGACCCGAACAACCGGGTCCGCAATCAAACCTTCAACGTAGTTGCCGCCTTGCGCAACCGGTTGCAATGA
- a CDS encoding GspH/FimT family pseudopilin, with the protein MDHRTKGFTLIELLVTLAVFLILITLAVPAFTRSVQSNKADTEVGDLQRALNYARLEAIDRGLTTRVRPTAGGSVWTGELSVYDGTGNPANVLRVVPAMSSGATLTLTSGVTAIDFNNLGGLAAPSTAVVISYVLGAQSRTLNVCLNGRILLGGSCG; encoded by the coding sequence ATGGATCATCGTACAAAAGGTTTCACGCTGATCGAGCTGCTGGTCACGCTCGCGGTGTTTCTGATCCTGATTACACTGGCCGTTCCGGCGTTCACCCGCTCGGTGCAAAGCAACAAGGCCGACACCGAGGTCGGCGACTTGCAACGGGCACTCAATTACGCACGGCTTGAGGCGATTGATCGGGGCCTCACCACTCGGGTTCGCCCGACGGCCGGCGGCAGTGTCTGGACCGGCGAGTTGAGCGTTTATGACGGTACTGGCAATCCGGCCAATGTATTGCGGGTTGTTCCAGCGATGAGCAGCGGAGCAACTCTGACGCTAACCTCAGGAGTGACCGCGATTGATTTCAACAATCTCGGCGGCTTGGCAGCGCCGTCCACGGCGGTGGTGATCAGTTATGTGCTGGGGGCGCAAAGCAGGACGCTGAATGTGTGTTTGAACGGACGAATTCTATTGGGTGGAAGTTGCGGATGA
- a CDS encoding pilus assembly protein — protein MRSTETRTGWRHWLLQLLCGAVLSLYLAAPTYAFTPSDSPLLSAAAVPANVMLLLDDSGSMNNIIWAAGFDPTVARTPVTICLSNGSCNKGRDLDMTDNNIALSSLNHGTCSKAGWYGFYKNSLLGLDSLCLKLPDPVGSEDTRYTANYLSYLISLANNTDRDFTDGSIPNDYRMNVARNVSKTLVANNRSLRIGLSTFNLAVGNHKNDGGYIARSISDLSAVSGTVTQAQADTNYTSLIAGIDELSAQANTPLAEAYYEITRYFRGMAPYNNSTPDTYTSPIQYRCQKNYGVVITDGLPTYDRTFPTDDPLGGSQLPNWDGISSNDGTDPSGDDEGDTLYLDDIAKFAFDIDMRSTGTDAAGKSWNALDFPKQNMNTYTVGFTAANQMLADAATYGQGKYYQASDSAGLNNALSAALSDITSKAGSGGSGVASGTTLTSNSSYFQTSYDPKDWRGTIKSFGFTSAGAVNTAAVLWTTDTTIVPGATAPIYQSWNTQTNAAVTLAYSNFSAAQQTALNQGLPAGINGNDLVEWSKGINKTGLKVRSVLLGDIINSPLVLASPTDKTASDLVADTSYSTYLTTKAANMNASLVVNANDGFVNIINSANGVRRYAYMPSSVLPSLNDIADPTYINGVSHKFLVDGQVGVFDAQLNSAWKTLAIGGTGAGGKTFYALQLFDASAGNETKALWEVSAPATANTANVFNDLGYAYARPEVARLADGRWAAFISNGYGSNSGVAALYVVDIRDGSLIKKIVVDSTETTNGLSSVKLRVNSQNVVQAAYGGDLKGRLWKFDLSGTTPDTWGVAFSGKPLFTTAGGATQPITAQPLLADHVLGGKEVFFGTGKFNEVADKTNKDLQAFYAVWDAEGGAGQITVSSLQAQAVTGVFSGSTGQFITTSQNEVTYSAKKGWYLPLVYNNVLTGERVIYQAGLVSGRIVFTTLSVDTVDPCASFGSGKLVELDAFSGKMLNYAVLDTNADGVVDGNDTISSGVIFAGGIPTLNAVVNDATRKIVNDSGGGVTTLVEKSGGGSGRRIMWRQIQ, from the coding sequence ATGCGAAGTACTGAGACCCGCACAGGCTGGCGCCATTGGTTACTGCAGCTGCTCTGCGGCGCGGTCTTGAGCCTTTACCTGGCAGCGCCGACCTACGCCTTCACGCCCTCGGATTCTCCGCTGTTGAGCGCCGCCGCCGTGCCTGCCAATGTGATGCTGCTGCTCGATGACTCGGGGAGTATGAACAACATTATCTGGGCGGCCGGCTTCGACCCGACGGTCGCACGCACCCCGGTGACGATTTGCCTCTCCAATGGTTCGTGCAACAAAGGCCGCGACCTGGACATGACCGATAACAATATCGCCTTGTCGAGTTTGAATCATGGAACATGCTCGAAGGCCGGATGGTACGGTTTTTATAAAAACAGCCTTCTCGGTCTGGATTCGCTTTGCCTGAAGCTTCCCGATCCGGTGGGAAGCGAGGACACGCGGTATACGGCGAATTATTTGTCCTACCTGATCAGCCTGGCCAACAACACTGACCGGGACTTCACCGACGGCTCGATCCCCAACGATTACCGGATGAACGTGGCGCGCAACGTTTCCAAGACGTTGGTGGCCAATAACCGTTCGCTGCGCATCGGCCTGTCGACGTTCAACCTGGCGGTCGGCAACCATAAGAATGACGGCGGTTACATCGCCCGCTCGATCAGCGATTTGTCGGCGGTCAGTGGCACTGTGACCCAGGCTCAGGCCGATACCAATTACACCTCACTGATCGCCGGGATCGACGAGCTGAGCGCGCAAGCCAATACGCCGCTGGCGGAAGCCTATTACGAGATCACTCGTTATTTCCGTGGCATGGCGCCGTACAACAACTCGACGCCCGACACCTATACCAGTCCGATTCAGTACCGTTGCCAGAAAAACTACGGGGTGGTGATCACCGATGGTCTGCCGACCTATGACCGAACCTTTCCGACCGATGATCCGCTGGGTGGCAGCCAGTTACCGAACTGGGACGGGATCAGCAGTAACGATGGTACCGATCCCTCAGGCGACGATGAGGGCGACACCCTGTACCTGGATGACATTGCCAAGTTCGCCTTCGATATCGACATGCGTTCCACGGGAACCGATGCCGCGGGTAAAAGCTGGAACGCCCTGGATTTTCCCAAGCAGAACATGAACACCTATACCGTGGGTTTCACCGCTGCAAACCAGATGTTGGCGGATGCCGCGACCTATGGGCAGGGCAAGTATTACCAGGCGAGCGACAGTGCGGGACTTAACAATGCATTGTCTGCAGCCCTGAGCGACATCACTTCCAAGGCCGGTTCAGGTGGCAGTGGCGTGGCCAGCGGCACGACCCTGACCAGCAACTCGAGCTATTTCCAGACCAGTTACGATCCCAAGGACTGGCGGGGTACGATCAAGTCCTTTGGCTTCACGTCGGCGGGCGCGGTTAACACCGCCGCTGTGCTGTGGACGACCGACACCACCATCGTGCCCGGCGCCACTGCGCCGATCTACCAGTCCTGGAACACGCAAACCAACGCCGCGGTCACCCTGGCTTACAGCAATTTCTCTGCGGCGCAGCAGACCGCCCTCAACCAGGGGCTGCCTGCTGGCATCAACGGCAACGATCTGGTGGAGTGGAGCAAGGGCATCAACAAAACCGGGCTGAAAGTTCGCAGTGTATTGCTCGGTGACATCATCAATTCGCCACTCGTGCTGGCCTCACCCACGGACAAAACCGCGTCCGACCTGGTGGCAGACACCAGCTACAGCACTTACCTGACCACCAAAGCCGCCAACATGAATGCCAGCCTGGTGGTGAATGCCAACGACGGTTTTGTAAACATCATCAACTCGGCCAATGGTGTCAGGCGTTATGCCTACATGCCCTCCAGCGTGCTGCCATCGCTGAACGACATCGCTGATCCCACTTACATCAACGGTGTGAGCCACAAGTTTCTGGTCGATGGCCAGGTCGGCGTGTTCGATGCTCAGCTCAACAGCGCCTGGAAAACCCTGGCGATTGGCGGAACGGGGGCGGGCGGCAAAACCTTCTATGCGCTGCAATTGTTCGACGCATCGGCTGGTAATGAAACTAAAGCACTGTGGGAAGTCAGTGCGCCGGCCACGGCCAATACAGCGAACGTTTTCAATGATCTGGGTTATGCCTATGCGCGCCCCGAAGTGGCACGCTTGGCCGATGGTCGCTGGGCCGCGTTTATCTCCAACGGCTATGGCAGCAACTCCGGGGTGGCAGCGTTGTATGTGGTGGATATTCGCGACGGCTCGCTGATCAAGAAAATCGTGGTCGACAGTACCGAAACCACCAACGGCCTGTCGTCGGTGAAGCTCAGGGTCAACTCGCAGAATGTGGTGCAGGCTGCCTACGGGGGCGATCTGAAAGGGCGGTTGTGGAAGTTCGATTTGAGTGGCACCACCCCTGACACCTGGGGCGTGGCGTTTTCCGGCAAGCCGTTGTTCACCACTGCAGGTGGCGCGACCCAGCCGATTACCGCGCAACCGTTGCTGGCGGATCACGTGTTGGGCGGCAAGGAGGTGTTTTTCGGCACCGGCAAATTCAATGAGGTTGCCGACAAGACCAACAAGGATCTGCAGGCGTTCTACGCGGTATGGGATGCCGAGGGGGGCGCAGGACAAATCACTGTTTCCAGTTTGCAGGCGCAGGCGGTGACCGGCGTGTTTTCGGGCAGTACCGGGCAATTCATCACCACCAGCCAGAACGAGGTGACCTACTCGGCCAAGAAAGGCTGGTACTTGCCCCTGGTATACAACAACGTGCTGACGGGGGAGCGGGTGATCTATCAGGCCGGTCTGGTATCGGGGCGAATTGTTTTTACCACGCTCAGCGTGGATACCGTGGACCCCTGTGCCAGCTTCGGTAGCGGCAAACTGGTCGAACTCGATGCGTTCAGCGGTAAGATGCTCAATTACGCGGTACTCGACACCAATGCCGACGGGGTGGTCGACGGCAACGACACGATTTCCAGCGGGGTGATCTTCGCCGGTGGTATCCCGACCCTGAACGCGGTCGTCAATGACGCAACCCGCAAGATTGTGAACGACTCCGGTGGTGGCGTGACCACTCTGGTGGAAAAATCCGGTGGCGGCAGCGGCCGTCGCATCATGTGGCGACAAATACAGTAA
- a CDS encoding pilus assembly PilX family protein codes for MSRASMTYHAQRGMALLVSLVFLLVLTLIGLSSMQSATLQEKMTSSVILRNQSFQGAEAALRVGESAVQLNSYSLPVCSGTSQCAPPAEASVITAAGFNSTSGVNWIASGSGFYGVQNIGTTLTAVNVPSNTSATLYRVTAVGIAGSSRSVVESIYAKY; via the coding sequence ATGAGTCGTGCGTCCATGACATATCACGCCCAGCGCGGCATGGCGCTGTTGGTCAGCCTGGTGTTTCTCCTGGTGCTGACATTGATCGGTCTCTCGTCGATGCAGAGCGCCACGTTGCAGGAGAAAATGACCAGCAGCGTGATCCTGCGCAACCAGTCGTTCCAGGGCGCGGAAGCGGCGTTGCGGGTCGGTGAAAGCGCGGTGCAACTGAACTCCTACTCGTTGCCGGTCTGCAGTGGCACCAGCCAGTGCGCACCGCCGGCCGAGGCGTCGGTCATCACCGCCGCCGGGTTCAACTCCACCTCGGGGGTGAACTGGATCGCCTCCGGTAGCGGCTTTTATGGAGTGCAGAACATCGGCACTACCCTGACTGCCGTGAATGTGCCGAGCAACACGTCGGCAACCCTTTATCGGGTGACCGCCGTGGGCATCGCGGGCAGCTCGCGCAGTGTGGTGGAGAGTATTTATGCGAAGTACTGA